A single genomic interval of Staphylococcus hyicus harbors:
- the tpiA gene encoding triose-phosphate isomerase, which yields MRKPIIAGNWKMNKTVAEAKDFVNALPALPDTNEVEAVICAPTIQLDALISLTQSGVAPGLKIGAQNTFYEESGAFTGETSPVALQDLGVSYVVIGHSERRDIFHETDEDINKKAHAVFNHGMTPIICVGESDEERENGKANDVVEGQVEKALEGLSDDQVKQVVIAYEPIWAIGTGKSSTAKDANEMCAAVRQKIAKLTSKDVAEAVRIQYGGSVKPNNIKEYMAETDIDGALVGGASLKVDDYVQLLEGAK from the coding sequence TTGAGAAAACCAATTATTGCAGGTAACTGGAAAATGAATAAAACAGTTGCAGAAGCAAAAGATTTTGTTAATGCATTACCAGCATTACCAGATACGAATGAAGTAGAGGCAGTAATTTGTGCGCCTACGATTCAATTAGATGCATTAATTTCACTTACGCAATCAGGTGTAGCACCAGGTTTGAAAATCGGAGCTCAAAATACATTTTACGAAGAAAGTGGTGCGTTTACTGGTGAAACATCACCTGTAGCACTACAAGATTTAGGCGTAAGCTATGTTGTGATTGGTCACTCTGAACGTCGTGATATCTTCCATGAAACAGATGAAGATATTAATAAAAAAGCACATGCTGTGTTTAATCATGGTATGACACCAATCATTTGTGTTGGTGAAAGTGATGAAGAGCGAGAAAATGGTAAAGCAAATGACGTTGTGGAAGGTCAAGTTGAAAAAGCACTTGAAGGTTTATCTGATGACCAAGTGAAACAAGTCGTTATTGCATATGAACCAATTTGGGCGATTGGAACTGGCAAATCATCTACAGCAAAAGATGCAAACGAAATGTGTGCCGCAGTACGTCAAAAAATCGCAAAACTTACGAGTAAAGATGTAGCTGAAGCTGTACGTATTCAATATGGCGGTAGCGTAAAACCAAACAATATTAAAGAATACATGGCTGAAACTGATATCGATGGTGCCTTAGTTGGCGGTGCTTCATTAAAAGTAGACGACTACGTTCAATTGTTAGAAGGTGCGAAATAA
- a CDS encoding phosphoglycerate kinase, translated as MAKKDVTDVSLKGKVVLVRADFNVPMKDGEITNDNRIVQALPTLQYIIEQGGKIVVFSHLGKVKEESDKEKLTLAPVAKRLSEKLNKDVTFIPETRGEKLESAIKKLNDGDVLMFENTRFEDLDGKKESKNDSELGKYWASLGDIFVNDAFGTAHREHASNVGISTHLETVAGFLMEKEIKFIGGVVENPDKPVVAILGGAKVSDKIGVIENLLKIADKVLIGGGMAYTFLKAQGKEIGLSLLEADKIDFAKDLLERAGDQIVLPVDGKVAKEFSNDAAISTVSIDDIPVDQEAMDIGPESVELFKKQLEGAHTVVWNGPMGVFEFSNFAQGTIGVCEAIAELKDATTIIGGGDSAAAAMQLGFEKDFTHISTGGGASLEYLEGKELPGIKAIANK; from the coding sequence ATGGCTAAAAAAGATGTAACAGATGTTTCGTTAAAAGGTAAAGTTGTTTTAGTGCGCGCGGATTTCAACGTGCCTATGAAAGATGGGGAAATTACGAATGATAACCGTATTGTCCAAGCTTTGCCAACGTTACAATATATTATTGAACAAGGTGGAAAAATTGTCGTATTCTCTCACTTAGGCAAAGTTAAAGAAGAAAGTGATAAAGAAAAGCTTACATTGGCACCTGTAGCGAAAAGATTATCTGAAAAGTTAAATAAAGATGTTACGTTTATTCCAGAAACACGTGGTGAAAAATTAGAATCAGCAATTAAAAAACTTAATGACGGCGATGTCTTAATGTTTGAAAATACACGATTCGAAGATTTAGATGGTAAAAAAGAATCTAAAAATGATAGCGAGCTCGGTAAATATTGGGCATCATTAGGCGATATTTTCGTGAATGACGCATTTGGTACAGCACACCGTGAACACGCATCTAATGTAGGTATTTCTACTCATTTAGAAACTGTTGCAGGTTTCTTAATGGAAAAAGAAATTAAATTTATCGGTGGTGTCGTTGAAAATCCAGATAAGCCAGTTGTAGCCATTTTAGGTGGCGCTAAAGTATCTGACAAAATTGGCGTTATTGAAAACTTACTTAAAATTGCCGACAAAGTACTTATCGGTGGCGGTATGGCATATACATTCTTAAAAGCACAAGGTAAAGAAATCGGTTTATCATTGCTTGAAGCTGATAAAATCGATTTTGCAAAAGATTTATTAGAACGAGCTGGCGACCAAATTGTGTTACCAGTTGATGGTAAAGTTGCAAAAGAGTTTTCGAATGATGCTGCGATTTCAACAGTGTCTATAGATGACATCCCAGTAGATCAGGAAGCTATGGATATTGGACCTGAATCTGTTGAATTATTCAAAAAACAACTCGAAGGTGCGCACACTGTTGTATGGAATGGACCGATGGGTGTATTTGAATTCAGCAATTTTGCGCAAGGTACAATTGGTGTATGCGAAGCAATTGCAGAATTAAAAGATGCGACAACAATTATCGGTGGTGGTGATTCAGCAGCGGCCGCAATGCAACTTGGTTTTGAAAAAGACTTTACACACATCTCTACCGGCGGTGGCGCGTCTTTAGAATATTTAGAAGGTAAAGAATTACCTGGTATTAAAGCAATAGCAAATAAATAA
- the gap gene encoding type I glyceraldehyde-3-phosphate dehydrogenase yields MAVKVAINGFGRIGRLAFRRIQDVENIEVVAVNDLTDDDMLAHLLKYDTMQGRFTEEVDVIDGGFRVNGKEVKSFSEPEPSKLPWKDLEVDVVLECTGFFTSKEKAEAHIEAGAKKVLISAPGTGDLKTIVYNVNHEELDGSETVVSGASCTTNSLAPVAKTLHDEFGIVEGLMTTIHAYTGDQNTQDSPHRKGDKRRARAAAENIIPNSTGAAKAIGLVIPEIAGKLDGGAQRVPVATGSLTELTVVLEKEVSVEEVNNAMKNATNESFGYTEDEIVSSDVVGMTFGALFDATQTRVMTVGDRQLVKVASWYDNEMSYTAQLVRTLEYLASHAK; encoded by the coding sequence ATGGCAGTAAAAGTAGCAATTAACGGATTTGGTAGAATTGGTCGTTTAGCATTTAGAAGAATTCAAGACGTAGAAAACATTGAGGTAGTAGCTGTCAATGATTTAACTGACGACGACATGCTTGCACATTTATTAAAATATGACACGATGCAAGGACGTTTTACTGAAGAAGTAGATGTAATTGATGGTGGTTTCCGCGTAAATGGTAAAGAAGTGAAATCATTCTCTGAACCAGAACCATCTAAATTACCTTGGAAAGACTTAGAAGTAGATGTTGTTTTAGAATGTACTGGTTTCTTCACATCTAAAGAAAAAGCTGAAGCACACATTGAAGCAGGCGCTAAAAAAGTCTTAATTTCAGCACCAGGTACTGGTGATCTTAAAACAATTGTATATAACGTTAACCATGAAGAATTAGACGGTTCAGAAACAGTTGTTTCAGGTGCGTCTTGTACTACAAACTCATTAGCTCCGGTAGCGAAAACATTACACGATGAATTTGGTATTGTTGAAGGTTTAATGACTACAATTCACGCTTATACAGGTGACCAAAATACGCAAGACTCACCTCACAGAAAAGGTGACAAACGTCGTGCACGTGCAGCTGCTGAAAACATCATCCCTAACTCAACAGGTGCTGCAAAAGCAATCGGTTTAGTTATTCCAGAAATTGCTGGTAAATTAGATGGTGGCGCGCAACGTGTACCAGTTGCTACAGGTTCATTAACAGAATTAACTGTTGTTTTAGAAAAAGAAGTATCTGTTGAAGAAGTTAACAATGCAATGAAAAATGCAACTAATGAATCATTCGGTTACACTGAAGATGAAATCGTCTCTTCTGACGTTGTAGGTATGACGTTTGGTGCATTATTCGACGCAACTCAAACACGCGTTATGACTGTTGGCGATCGTCAATTAGTTAAAGTTGCATCTTGGTATGATAACGAAATGTCTTATACAGCACAATTAGTACGTACGTTAGAATATTTAGCAAGTCATGCTAAATAA
- a CDS encoding sugar-binding transcriptional regulator produces the protein MKNIIQVQQKIVPDLVDKMYRRFSILSTIQKYQPVGRRTLSDKLNLTERVLRSETDLLKVQDLISVKSTGMTLTHVGIDVLNELNVYFNNYTDYHSLAKQIKDLYQIKEVHVVPGNSDNDLSVKVEIGRIAGQLLEKQLYNDAIVAVTGGSTMASVSDAMSPLPFDVLFVPARGGLGENVVFQANTICSTMAHRTGGSYTTLYVPDNVSELTYQNLLKEPAVIQTLEKIKDSKITIHGIGDALKMAKRRQSTPELIEKLQHHNAVGEAFGYYFDEHGQIIHKVNTIGLQLEEVRMKEHNFAVAGGYSKGNAMKAYLKIAPKNTVLITDEEAAKMIVEQ, from the coding sequence TTGAAAAACATCATTCAAGTGCAGCAAAAGATTGTTCCTGATTTGGTAGACAAGATGTATCGGCGTTTCTCAATTTTAAGCACCATCCAAAAGTATCAACCTGTCGGACGTCGAACACTTAGTGATAAATTGAATCTTACAGAACGTGTTTTACGTTCTGAAACGGACCTTTTAAAAGTACAAGATTTAATTTCAGTCAAATCAACAGGAATGACGTTAACTCATGTTGGTATCGACGTTTTAAATGAACTCAATGTCTATTTTAATAACTATACTGATTACCACAGTTTGGCGAAACAAATTAAAGATTTGTATCAAATTAAAGAAGTTCATGTGGTACCAGGAAATAGTGATAATGATTTAAGCGTTAAAGTAGAAATTGGGCGTATCGCAGGCCAATTGTTAGAAAAACAATTATATAATGATGCAATTGTTGCTGTTACAGGTGGCTCTACGATGGCATCGGTAAGTGATGCAATGTCACCATTGCCGTTTGATGTTTTATTCGTTCCAGCACGAGGTGGTCTTGGCGAAAATGTAGTATTCCAAGCAAACACCATTTGTTCAACCATGGCACATCGTACAGGTGGCAGTTACACAACGCTTTATGTTCCTGACAATGTTAGTGAACTCACGTATCAGAATTTACTTAAAGAACCTGCAGTGATACAAACATTAGAGAAAATTAAAGATTCAAAAATTACAATACATGGTATTGGTGATGCGCTGAAAATGGCTAAGAGACGTCAGTCTACGCCAGAATTGATAGAGAAACTTCAACATCATAATGCCGTGGGTGAGGCATTTGGTTACTATTTTGATGAACATGGCCAAATCATTCACAAAGTCAACACGATAGGACTTCAATTAGAAGAAGTCCGTATGAAAGAGCATAATTTTGCTGTAGCGGGAGGTTATTCGAAAGGTAACGCAATGAAAGCTTACCTCAAGATAGCGCCTAAAAACACTGTGTTAATTACAGATGAAGAGGCAGCAAAAATGATTGTTGAGCAATAA
- a CDS encoding DUF4887 domain-containing protein yields the protein MGLNNQQFPAQHDGNRKKKMATGCLSIIIILLLIGGLIFAIFSFVDQSHKGNERLHDKSVEEQQKQKEAQKEKARQQREKEKREQEASLEQQQAIQASLEQERQASLEQERLASIEAAQRNKTRQQTTEQPTKEDKKPKEKPSSEQKPTQERTNEPPSTAEPSTENKSPQPSNETRRSTETNHNGSRQTTTRETSNEQAQTRSTTTTQTVKP from the coding sequence ATGGGGTTGAACAACCAACAATTTCCAGCTCAACATGATGGGAATCGGAAGAAAAAAATGGCCACAGGTTGTTTGAGTATAATAATCATTCTACTATTGATTGGCGGTTTGATTTTCGCGATATTTTCCTTTGTCGACCAATCACATAAAGGAAATGAACGTCTTCATGATAAGTCAGTTGAGGAACAACAAAAGCAAAAAGAAGCTCAAAAAGAAAAGGCGCGCCAACAACGAGAGAAAGAAAAAAGAGAACAAGAAGCGAGCTTAGAGCAACAACAAGCTATTCAAGCATCACTTGAACAAGAACGACAAGCATCACTTGAACAAGAACGGTTAGCATCTATCGAAGCAGCGCAACGTAATAAAACTAGACAACAAACGACTGAACAACCTACAAAAGAAGATAAAAAGCCTAAAGAAAAACCTTCATCAGAACAAAAACCAACGCAAGAACGTACAAATGAGCCACCATCAACAGCGGAACCATCTACAGAAAACAAATCACCTCAGCCATCTAATGAAACGAGACGGTCAACTGAAACAAATCATAATGGCTCACGACAAACAACTACAAGAGAGACATCTAACGAACAAGCCCAAACACGTTCAACAACAACTACACAAACGGTCAAACCATAA
- a CDS encoding TIGR01777 family oxidoreductase, with protein MTNILVTGGTGLVGTALVDALLKESDNNIYILTRSNRTSDQRRVSYINWKNEKWEVQVPDIDIVINLAGATLNKRWTATHKQLMMTSRIQATHALFELFENRTHQPNILFNASAMGYYPPSKKDAYTEYYKTLPHDFLSEIVYQWEREADHFSTLGTRVIKGRFGLILSHQGGALPMMALPYQYGVGGKVGDGKQWYSWIHINDLVQSILFLIKHPDAQGVYNLNAPLPETQNDFGIALSRALHRPHYTRVPTLVMRIILGEMSTLILDTQYMVPERIQMLGFKFEYPELNSALHAIYQN; from the coding sequence ATGACAAATATTTTAGTAACTGGCGGGACTGGTTTAGTCGGTACTGCCCTCGTAGATGCATTATTGAAAGAATCAGACAACAATATCTATATTTTGACACGTTCTAATAGAACATCTGACCAACGCCGTGTCTCTTATATTAATTGGAAAAATGAAAAGTGGGAAGTCCAAGTGCCTGATATCGATATCGTCATTAATCTTGCAGGTGCTACCTTAAACAAGCGTTGGACGGCCACGCACAAACAACTTATGATGACCAGTCGCATTCAAGCTACACATGCATTATTTGAGTTATTTGAAAATCGAACGCATCAACCAAACATCTTATTTAATGCCAGTGCCATGGGCTACTATCCGCCGTCCAAAAAAGATGCTTACACCGAATACTATAAAACCTTGCCCCATGATTTTTTATCTGAGATTGTTTATCAGTGGGAGCGTGAAGCTGATCATTTTTCAACGTTAGGCACTCGTGTGATTAAAGGTCGTTTCGGATTAATATTATCCCATCAAGGTGGTGCATTACCGATGATGGCTCTGCCATACCAATATGGTGTCGGTGGTAAAGTTGGCGATGGTAAGCAATGGTATTCATGGATTCATATCAATGATTTAGTACAAAGCATTTTATTCTTAATTAAGCATCCTGATGCTCAAGGTGTCTATAATCTCAACGCCCCACTTCCGGAAACTCAAAATGATTTCGGCATTGCGTTAAGTCGCGCATTACATCGCCCCCATTATACACGCGTACCTACTTTAGTGATGCGTATAATATTAGGCGAAATGTCGACACTTATTTTAGATACGCAATATATGGTACCTGAACGTATTCAAATGTTAGGTTTTAAATTTGAATATCCTGAATTAAATTCCGCACTTCACGCTATTTATCAAAACTAG
- a CDS encoding GNAT family N-acetyltransferase gives MIREATKEDIATITEIYNDAIINTTAVYTYHETTVEEREKWFENKVNGQWPIWVYDIDGDVAGFATYGTFRNWPGYQYTVEHSLYVSASYRRKRIASQLLEYMIKDATHKGFKTMIAGIDAANQGSIHLHEIYGFEAAGTLKQVGYKFNRWLDLTFYQLLLK, from the coding sequence ATGATTAGAGAAGCGACAAAAGAGGATATTGCAACAATTACTGAAATTTATAATGACGCCATTATTAATACGACGGCAGTATATACATATCATGAAACCACAGTAGAAGAACGTGAAAAGTGGTTTGAGAATAAAGTGAATGGTCAGTGGCCAATTTGGGTTTATGACATAGATGGTGATGTGGCAGGTTTTGCCACGTATGGTACATTTCGAAATTGGCCGGGATATCAATATACGGTAGAACACTCATTATACGTTAGTGCATCTTATCGGAGGAAACGCATTGCCTCGCAACTGCTTGAATACATGATAAAAGATGCAACGCATAAGGGGTTTAAAACGATGATTGCGGGTATTGATGCTGCGAATCAAGGAAGTATTCATCTGCATGAAATATACGGTTTTGAAGCGGCTGGCACACTCAAGCAAGTCGGTTATAAATTTAATCGATGGTTAGACCTAACATTTTACCAATTATTGTTAAAATAA
- a CDS encoding M4 family metallopeptidase: MYQKLGVCALSLSLLGTVYTPTAGAESVAPTDQITVKNKADVMKALKQIAPDKGIKNYNKYYSIKKEQKDDMGYTHYTLYPKVKNHIAKDREVKVHVDPKGKVVMVNGEVKAPEVKPKNDVSLSKEDAVNDAFKAVKLNRNEAKNGKDEVVKSNEVVINGDENKFVYEVEITTIDPQPSHWKVQVDAKTGQVVEKQDLIKHAAATGTGVGVRNDRKQININSTSGGYTLEDVTRNGVLSAYSYNQSTDTANLITDKDRTFDANDQKAGVDANYYAGKVYDYYKNVHNRDSYDDKGSPIQSITHVNTFQGEDNSTNAAWLGDKMIYGDGDGREMHSLAAANDIIAHEITHGVTQETAALVYQDQPGALNESFSDVFAYFIDFEDTLLGEDAYINPGPNKAFRSFSDPTKFNQPAHMKDYKHVRYDNGGVHINSGIPNKAAYLTTQKLGKTKSEKIYYRALSQYLTSTSQFADAKRALEQSAQDLYGASAKQKVTEAWNEVGL, from the coding sequence ATGTATCAAAAACTTGGAGTTTGTGCATTATCTTTATCTCTTTTAGGTACCGTCTACACACCAACTGCTGGGGCTGAGTCTGTAGCACCTACCGACCAAATCACTGTCAAAAATAAGGCTGACGTGATGAAAGCACTCAAGCAAATAGCACCAGACAAAGGCATTAAAAATTACAACAAGTATTACAGCATTAAAAAAGAACAAAAGGATGATATGGGTTATACACATTACACACTTTATCCTAAAGTGAAAAACCACATTGCTAAAGACCGCGAAGTGAAAGTGCACGTTGATCCAAAAGGTAAAGTAGTAATGGTTAACGGTGAAGTTAAAGCACCGGAAGTAAAACCTAAAAATGACGTTTCGCTAAGCAAAGAGGATGCTGTAAACGATGCTTTTAAAGCTGTGAAATTAAATCGTAATGAAGCTAAAAACGGTAAAGACGAAGTTGTAAAATCAAATGAAGTTGTCATTAATGGTGATGAAAACAAATTTGTTTATGAAGTCGAAATCACAACCATTGATCCACAACCATCACATTGGAAAGTCCAAGTTGATGCCAAAACAGGTCAAGTAGTTGAAAAGCAAGACTTAATTAAACATGCTGCTGCAACTGGTACGGGAGTGGGTGTCCGTAACGATCGCAAACAGATTAATATTAATTCAACATCAGGCGGTTACACATTAGAAGACGTTACACGTAACGGTGTATTATCTGCATATAGTTATAATCAAAGCACAGATACTGCAAACTTAATTACAGACAAAGACCGTACGTTTGATGCAAATGATCAAAAAGCTGGAGTAGATGCAAACTACTATGCCGGTAAGGTTTATGATTACTACAAGAATGTTCATAATAGAGATTCTTATGATGACAAGGGAAGTCCTATTCAATCGATTACTCATGTAAACACATTCCAAGGTGAAGATAACAGTACAAATGCTGCTTGGCTAGGTGATAAAATGATTTACGGTGATGGTGATGGCCGTGAAATGCATAGTTTAGCTGCTGCTAATGATATCATTGCGCACGAAATCACACACGGCGTGACTCAAGAAACTGCTGCTTTAGTTTACCAAGACCAGCCAGGTGCATTAAATGAAAGTTTTTCTGATGTATTTGCATACTTCATTGATTTCGAAGATACGTTATTAGGTGAAGACGCTTACATCAATCCAGGTCCAAATAAAGCTTTCCGTAGTTTTAGTGACCCAACAAAATTCAATCAACCTGCTCATATGAAAGATTATAAACATGTACGCTATGACAATGGTGGCGTTCATATTAACTCAGGGATTCCAAACAAAGCTGCATATTTAACAACTCAAAAGTTAGGTAAAACAAAATCAGAAAAAATCTACTACCGTGCACTTTCACAATATTTAACTTCTACATCTCAATTTGCAGACGCTAAACGTGCCCTTGAACAATCTGCTCAAGATTTATACGGTGCATCTGCAAAACAAAAAGTTACAGAAGCATGGAACGAAGTTGGTCTTTAA
- a CDS encoding VOC family protein translates to MNFHNSNTMHVNRITINVKDFNNQKTFYHTILGMPIKYETASKLVLAIGDSGDELVLNLLENGRTAKSHEVGLFHLALLLDRVEQLGAFMRHIDSHNIRFGGGDHLVSQAIYFNDYEGNGIEVYVDRAFSEWEWNQENVKMDTLPLDVAGILQHAHDTIWEGMKTGARIGHLHLKAADLENGKKFYESMGFKLVSTFPKAVFMSDHRYHHHIALNTWQSYSKRIRANETYGLTSFNIVKYDATTQSLSTPEGLIMTINMASNTKAETN, encoded by the coding sequence ATGAATTTTCATAATTCTAATACAATGCATGTCAATCGGATTACTATTAATGTAAAAGATTTCAACAATCAAAAGACGTTTTATCATACGATACTTGGGATGCCAATAAAATACGAAACAGCTTCTAAACTGGTATTAGCAATAGGAGATTCTGGTGATGAACTCGTATTAAACCTACTCGAAAATGGACGTACGGCAAAATCACATGAAGTGGGGTTGTTTCACCTCGCATTGTTATTAGACCGTGTGGAACAATTGGGTGCGTTTATGAGACATATCGACTCACACAACATTCGTTTTGGTGGTGGTGATCATTTAGTGAGCCAAGCGATATACTTTAATGATTATGAAGGAAATGGTATAGAAGTATATGTGGATAGAGCTTTTTCAGAATGGGAATGGAACCAAGAAAATGTAAAAATGGACACATTACCATTAGATGTGGCCGGTATTTTACAACACGCACATGATACGATATGGGAAGGTATGAAGACAGGTGCACGAATTGGTCATTTACATTTAAAAGCAGCAGATTTGGAAAATGGAAAAAAATTTTATGAATCGATGGGTTTTAAACTTGTATCAACGTTTCCAAAGGCGGTGTTTATGTCGGATCATCGATATCATCACCATATTGCACTCAATACTTGGCAGTCATATAGTAAAAGGATTAGAGCAAATGAAACGTATGGTTTGACGTCTTTTAATATTGTAAAATATGATGCTACAACCCAATCCTTATCGACGCCTGAAGGGCTCATCATGACCATCAATATGGCTTCAAATACAAAAGCTGAGACAAATTAA
- a CDS encoding TM2 domain-containing protein, translating to MYVNKLAYILLAFFLGSFGIHKFYAGKPIQGLLHIAFFWTGIPHIIAIISGILVLLKPADEYGRVYV from the coding sequence ATGTATGTAAATAAATTAGCCTATATTTTATTAGCATTCTTTTTAGGATCATTTGGAATCCACAAGTTTTACGCAGGTAAACCGATTCAAGGTCTCTTGCACATTGCATTCTTTTGGACTGGTATTCCGCATATCATTGCTATCATTAGTGGTATTTTAGTTTTACTTAAACCTGCAGATGAATATGGTCGTGTATATGTATAA
- a CDS encoding cold-shock protein produces the protein MYNGTVKWFNAEKGFGFIERENGDDVFVHFSAIVGDGYKSLEEGQNVDFEIVNGDRGEQAANVVKM, from the coding sequence ATGTATAACGGTACAGTAAAATGGTTTAACGCAGAAAAAGGTTTTGGATTTATCGAAAGAGAAAATGGTGACGATGTATTCGTACATTTCTCAGCAATCGTTGGAGATGGATACAAATCTTTAGAAGAAGGTCAAAACGTTGATTTTGAAATCGTTAATGGTGACCGTGGCGAGCAAGCTGCTAACGTAGTAAAAATGTAA
- a CDS encoding tyrosine-type recombinase/integrase: MSGYVFAEFSKVISNAAVNKTLGELCARLNTDKRKSHSLRHTHCLFLLSQGISIYYISKRLGHKNIDTTLKYYSHLLED; the protein is encoded by the coding sequence TTGAGTGGTTATGTATTTGCAGAATTCAGCAAAGTGATTAGCAATGCTGCGGTCAATAAGACGTTAGGTGAGTTATGCGCGCGATTAAACACTGACAAACGCAAATCTCATTCATTAAGACATACACACTGCTTATTCTTATTATCACAAGGTATTTCTATCTATTACATTTCAAAAAGACTAGGGCATAAAAATATAGATACCACACTAAAATATTATTCTCATTTACTTGAAGATTAA
- the clpP gene encoding ATP-dependent Clp endopeptidase proteolytic subunit ClpP: MNLIPTVIETTNRGERAYDIYSRLLKDRIIMLGSAIDDNVANSIVSQLLFLQAQDAEKDIYLYINSPGGSVTAGFAIYDTIQHIKPDVQTICIGMAASMGSFLLAAGAKGKRYALPNAEVMIHQPLGGAQGQATEIEIAANHILKTRAKLNKILSERTGQSIEKIQKDTDRDNFLTAEEAKEYGLIDEVMQPE, from the coding sequence ATGAATTTAATTCCTACAGTAATTGAAACAACAAACCGCGGTGAACGCGCATATGATATTTACTCACGTCTATTAAAAGATCGTATTATTATGTTAGGCTCTGCGATTGATGACAATGTCGCAAATTCTATTGTATCACAACTTTTATTTTTACAAGCACAAGATGCTGAAAAAGATATCTATCTTTATATTAATTCTCCAGGTGGTAGTGTAACTGCTGGATTTGCAATTTATGATACGATTCAACACATTAAGCCAGATGTACAAACAATTTGTATTGGTATGGCTGCATCAATGGGTTCATTCCTACTGGCAGCGGGTGCGAAAGGTAAACGTTATGCATTACCAAACGCTGAAGTGATGATTCACCAACCATTAGGTGGTGCGCAAGGTCAAGCAACTGAAATTGAAATTGCAGCGAACCACATTTTAAAAACACGTGCGAAGCTAAATAAAATTTTATCTGAACGTACCGGTCAATCAATTGAAAAAATACAAAAAGATACAGACCGTGACAACTTCTTAACTGCTGAAGAAGCGAAAGAATACGGCTTAATTGATGAGGTTATGCAACCCGAATAA
- the whiA gene encoding DNA-binding protein WhiA has translation MSFASEMKNELTRIEIDANNAKAELSALIRMNGALNFSNQQFVINIQTENATTARRIYSLIKLVFHVEVEILVRKKMKLKKNNIYICRIKMKTKEILDELGILKDGMFSHDIDDEMVKDDEMKRSYLRGAFLAGGSVNNPETSSYHLEIFSLYEGHSEGLTALMNHYELNAKKLERKKGWITYIKEAERIAEFLSLIGGYQALLKFEDVRIVRDMRNSVNRLVNCETANLNKTVSAAMKQVESIELIDQEIGLDNLPDRLREVAKLRIEHQDVSLKELGEMVSTGTISKSGINHRLRKLNEMADKIRNGEPFEV, from the coding sequence ATGAGCTTTGCATCCGAAATGAAAAATGAATTAACCCGTATAGAAATAGATGCGAACAACGCAAAAGCAGAGCTCAGCGCATTGATTCGAATGAATGGAGCTTTAAATTTTTCGAACCAACAATTCGTTATTAATATTCAAACTGAAAATGCTACGACAGCACGACGCATTTATTCTTTAATAAAACTTGTTTTTCACGTAGAAGTGGAAATATTAGTGCGTAAAAAAATGAAATTAAAGAAAAACAATATATACATTTGTCGCATTAAAATGAAAACAAAAGAAATATTAGATGAACTAGGCATTTTAAAGGACGGCATGTTTAGTCACGATATCGATGACGAAATGGTAAAAGACGATGAGATGAAACGGAGTTATTTACGGGGTGCATTTTTAGCAGGTGGCTCAGTTAATAACCCAGAAACTTCATCATACCACTTAGAGATATTCTCCCTTTATGAAGGGCATTCTGAAGGATTAACTGCATTAATGAATCATTATGAATTAAATGCAAAAAAATTAGAGAGAAAAAAAGGATGGATTACATACATTAAAGAGGCGGAACGTATCGCTGAATTTTTAAGTTTAATCGGAGGGTACCAAGCACTTTTGAAATTTGAAGATGTACGTATTGTTCGAGATATGCGTAACTCAGTGAATCGTCTGGTGAATTGTGAGACGGCGAATTTAAATAAAACAGTTAGTGCTGCTATGAAACAAGTGGAGAGTATTGAATTAATTGACCAAGAAATTGGTTTAGATAATTTACCTGATCGACTACGTGAGGTTGCAAAATTACGAATTGAACACCAGGATGTATCTCTTAAAGAATTGGGAGAAATGGTGAGTACGGGTACGATTTCTAAATCAGGCATCAATCATCGATTACGTAAATTGAATGAAATGGCAGATAAAATTAGAAATGGTGAACCATTTGAAGTATAA